A region of Neovison vison isolate M4711 chromosome 7, ASM_NN_V1, whole genome shotgun sequence DNA encodes the following proteins:
- the MED29 gene encoding mediator of RNA polymerase II transcription subunit 29, protein MAASQQQAAAASSTAGVSGPGSSGGPGPQQQPQPPAQLVGPAQSGLLQQQQQDFDPVQRYKMLIPQLKESLQTLMKVAAQNLIQNTNIDNGQKSSDGPIQRFDKCLEEFYALCDQLELCLRLAHECLSQSCDSAKHSPTLVPTATKPDAVQPDSLPYPQYLAVIKAQIACAKDIHTALLDCANKVTGKTPAPPTGPGGTL, encoded by the exons ATGGCTGCGTCCCAGCAGCAGGCTGCAGCTGCTTCGTCTACTGCGGGCGTATCCGGTCCGGGTTCGTCTGGCGGCCCGGGTCCGCAACAGCAGCCTCAACCACCAGCACAGCTGGTGGGGCCTGCCCAGAGCGGGCTTTTGCAGCAACAGCAACAGGACTTCGACCCGGTGCAGCGTTATAAGATGCTCATCCCGCAGTTGAAGGAGAGTCTACAG accttGATGAAGGTTGCAGCGCAGAACTTGATTCAGAACACTAACATTGACAACGGACA AAAGAGCAGTGATGGACCCATACAGCGCTTTGACAAGTGTCTGGAAGAGTTCTACGCACTCTGTGACCAGCTGGAGCTCTGCCTG CGCCTGGCCCACGAGTGCCTGTCCCAGAGTTGCGACAGTGCCAAGCACTCTCCCACTCTGGTGCCCACGGCCACCAAACCGGATGCAGTGCAGCCTGACAGCCTGCCCTACCCGCAGTACCTGGCAGTCATCAAAGCCCAGATTGCCTGTGCCAAGGACATTCACACCGCTCTGCTGGACTGCGCCAACAAGGTTACAGGCAAGACGCCTGCACCACCTACTGGCCCCGGGGGCACCCTGTGA